Proteins encoded in a region of the Campylobacter showae CSUNSWCD genome:
- a CDS encoding EAL domain-containing protein, which produces MLKSELKERSNRFKTALEISSIFIFSVIILMYIFVKKDDIDFDINDIILITILVLCQVYFTAYKIYQSFQTSVLDQVTKAYNRDEILRLLSKQASKFKGKSGGNMLMLKIENLNDINERYSFVSTDILLKRLVERLEKFLNEKVSKNTLIGRYSNEYFLIFCESKSTELIHLLNVFEKSILSDGIYNIELKIKFDAIDINHSASLKNSVSYLIQKLNESDSEDKVDITDDLEKDVCNCIDMQRFIFQTQLVKSLRFGQNLKNIIVKVYTDKQGLVSKAKVQNIANKNGYEVLFDINVIKKLSELKFKDEDPIVIEISSVSIRNLKFTNFIKEFVQLGKIDPNRVIFEFSEKLVYDEINRFREILTEYKNLGFRFALNKFGGNNAGFEYFKYLPIDFVIYDIEFNKNIKNDKFKTLLENLNLTAKRVGVKSIVRFVEDDEFYNIAERYQTDFAQGFLIEKPKEI; this is translated from the coding sequence ATGCTAAAATCAGAACTAAAAGAACGATCAAATAGGTTTAAAACCGCGCTCGAGATCTCTTCTATTTTTATTTTCAGCGTTATTATTTTGATGTATATTTTCGTTAAAAAAGATGATATAGATTTTGACATCAATGACATCATTTTGATCACTATTTTAGTTCTATGTCAAGTTTATTTTACGGCCTACAAAATTTATCAAAGCTTTCAAACGAGCGTACTTGATCAAGTAACAAAAGCCTATAATAGAGACGAAATTTTAAGACTTTTATCAAAGCAAGCTTCTAAATTTAAAGGCAAAAGCGGCGGCAATATGCTAATGCTAAAGATCGAAAATTTAAACGATATAAACGAACGTTATAGCTTTGTTAGCACCGATATTTTGCTCAAACGACTAGTCGAGAGACTGGAAAAATTTCTAAATGAAAAAGTGTCTAAAAATACGCTTATAGGTAGATATTCAAACGAATATTTTCTAATCTTTTGCGAGAGTAAAAGTACCGAGCTAATCCATCTTTTAAACGTTTTTGAAAAGAGCATTTTAAGCGACGGAATTTACAATATCGAGCTAAAGATCAAATTTGACGCTATCGATATAAATCACTCAGCAAGCCTCAAAAACTCGGTCTCATATCTCATCCAAAAGCTAAACGAAAGCGATAGCGAAGATAAAGTAGATATCACCGACGATCTTGAAAAAGACGTCTGCAACTGCATCGATATGCAAAGATTTATCTTCCAAACTCAGCTCGTTAAAAGCCTTCGTTTCGGGCAAAATTTGAAAAATATCATTGTAAAAGTTTACACCGATAAGCAAGGTCTCGTCTCAAAAGCAAAAGTGCAAAATATCGCGAACAAAAACGGCTACGAGGTACTTTTTGACATAAACGTCATCAAAAAGCTATCCGAGCTTAAATTTAAAGACGAAGATCCGATCGTTATCGAAATTTCGTCGGTTTCGATTAGAAATTTAAAATTTACGAATTTTATAAAAGAGTTCGTACAGCTAGGCAAAATCGATCCAAACCGCGTTATTTTCGAGTTTAGCGAGAAGCTAGTATATGATGAGATAAATAGATTTAGAGAAATTTTAACGGAGTATAAAAACCTCGGTTTCCGCTTTGCGCTTAATAAATTCGGCGGCAACAACGCGGGCTTTGAATATTTTAAATATTTGCCGATAGATTTTGTTATTTACGACATCGAATTTAACAAAAATATCAAAAACGACAAATTTAAAACCCTGTTAGAAAATCTAAATTTGACCGCAAAAAGAGTAGGCGTAAAATCCATCGTGAGATTTGTAGAGGATGACGAGTTTTACAACATCGCGGAGCGCTATCAGACTGACTTCGCACAAGGCTTTTTGATAGAGAAGCCAAAAGAAATTTAA
- a CDS encoding HD domain-containing protein: protein MISAQLIEHIFKAASISRWNDYPKMTNLVELDKQAHKFIIAYFIAKLEHGADMNYIIEAGIFEFLARVVVTDIRPDVFHQMQKTKNEQINAWVLTILEGLVKDVEGGKFLERMRRYLTHKDKAHAKERLILKAASYLATRWEFSIVYQTSKFLSDIDELKARVEEELEDYYELIGVRKIVMNQKLAKLVDLAGRLRFQKRWAQTPRIPETAVLGHMLVVAILSYFYSLEVKACKSRLENNFFCALFHDLPESLTRDIISPVKYGIEGLNEIISEYEMRLIDEKILPFVPENFRDEFSYILGIRMEGGKFIKNEFENRICEKKPLHHEGTMENVNEDKFNAIDGKALKFCDKLAAFFEAGISISYGVKSNELTEGFNNMDKFFQKNQSLDGVNFLKVCDDFKEHFSLLQV, encoded by the coding sequence ATGATAAGCGCGCAGCTGATCGAACATATCTTTAAAGCTGCGTCCATCTCGCGCTGGAACGACTATCCCAAGATGACGAATTTAGTCGAGCTTGACAAGCAGGCGCATAAATTTATCATCGCGTATTTTATTGCAAAGCTCGAGCATGGCGCCGATATGAACTACATCATCGAGGCCGGTATTTTCGAGTTTCTCGCGCGAGTCGTGGTCACGGATATACGCCCCGATGTGTTTCATCAGATGCAAAAAACCAAAAACGAGCAGATAAACGCCTGGGTGTTAACGATCCTAGAAGGGCTCGTAAAGGATGTCGAGGGCGGTAAATTTTTAGAGCGAATGCGCCGCTATCTCACGCACAAAGACAAAGCTCACGCCAAAGAGCGCCTGATCCTAAAGGCCGCTAGTTATCTCGCGACGCGCTGGGAGTTTTCGATCGTTTATCAAACGAGCAAATTTTTAAGCGACATAGACGAGCTAAAAGCGCGCGTGGAGGAGGAGCTGGAGGATTATTACGAGCTAATAGGCGTGCGCAAAATCGTGATGAATCAAAAGCTAGCCAAGCTAGTCGATCTAGCCGGCAGACTGCGCTTTCAAAAGCGCTGGGCGCAGACGCCGCGCATCCCTGAAACGGCGGTTCTAGGCCATATGTTAGTCGTGGCGATTTTGAGTTATTTTTACTCGCTTGAGGTAAAGGCCTGCAAATCAAGGCTAGAAAACAACTTCTTTTGCGCGCTCTTTCACGATCTGCCCGAGTCGCTAACGCGCGATATCATTAGCCCCGTAAAATACGGTATCGAAGGGCTAAACGAGATAATCAGCGAATACGAAATGCGCCTGATAGACGAGAAAATTTTGCCTTTCGTGCCTGAAAATTTTAGAGACGAGTTTAGCTATATCCTCGGTATCCGCATGGAAGGCGGCAAATTTATCAAAAACGAGTTTGAAAATAGGATCTGCGAGAAAAAGCCTCTGCATCACGAGGGCACGATGGAGAACGTAAATGAGGATAAATTTAACGCCATCGACGGCAAAGCGCTTAAATTTTGCGACAAGCTCGCGGCGTTTTTCGAGGCGGGGATCTCGATCAGCTACGGCGTGAAGTCAAACGAACTAACCGAAGGCTTTAATAATATGGATAAATTTTTTCAGAAAAATCAGAG